A stretch of Kyrpidia spormannii DNA encodes these proteins:
- a CDS encoding ABC transporter substrate-binding protein: MKKPWSVVTALLLGSALLTACGSGSGTTGAESGTINLGANLELSGQVSAYGSSAKDGMQLAVDEINQAGGVLGKKLNLIALDNQSDTTQSTTIAQKLIEQKVVAILGPATTGNTMAELNVATDAKIPIITPTGTAAKITVDPNTGKVNEYAFRTCFIDPFQGTVGADFARKDLNAKTAVLYVAQDSDYAKGLADAFKKEFEKQGGKVIDSEQYTSTDSDFRATLTRIKSMNPDLLYIPNYYQDVGKIIKQARELGMNQPILGGDGYDSDTLVQIAGAKNTNNVFFTNHYSSDDPDQKIQDFVKKFQAKYNRKPDGFAALGYDTVRLVADAIKRAGSTDPVKIKDALAQTKNFDAVTGTMSIDAQHNPVKAAVVIEMKDGKQVFRTKIQPTT, translated from the coding sequence ATGAAAAAGCCATGGTCAGTGGTCACGGCGCTGCTGTTGGGCAGTGCGCTGCTGACGGCCTGCGGTTCGGGATCGGGCACGACGGGTGCCGAAAGTGGCACCATCAATCTCGGCGCCAATCTCGAACTTTCCGGCCAAGTCTCAGCCTACGGGAGCTCGGCCAAAGATGGCATGCAGTTGGCCGTAGACGAAATCAACCAGGCCGGCGGCGTCCTCGGAAAAAAGTTGAACTTGATCGCGTTGGACAACCAGTCTGACACCACCCAGTCGACCACTATTGCGCAAAAATTAATCGAACAAAAAGTCGTCGCAATCTTGGGCCCGGCCACAACGGGCAACACCATGGCGGAATTGAACGTCGCCACCGACGCCAAGATTCCGATCATCACACCGACCGGAACGGCGGCCAAGATCACCGTGGATCCGAATACGGGAAAGGTGAACGAGTACGCCTTCCGCACCTGCTTTATTGATCCTTTCCAAGGCACGGTGGGCGCTGATTTTGCGAGAAAAGACCTGAACGCGAAAACAGCCGTCCTCTATGTGGCCCAAGACAGCGATTATGCCAAAGGTCTGGCGGACGCCTTTAAGAAAGAGTTCGAGAAGCAGGGCGGCAAGGTGATCGACTCCGAGCAGTATACCTCCACCGACTCTGATTTTCGGGCGACCCTCACCCGGATCAAGAGCATGAATCCAGATCTGTTGTATATTCCAAACTATTACCAAGACGTCGGCAAGATCATCAAACAGGCCCGGGAGCTGGGCATGAACCAGCCGATCCTGGGCGGTGATGGGTATGATTCCGACACCTTGGTCCAGATCGCCGGCGCGAAAAACACCAACAACGTATTTTTCACCAACCATTACTCCTCCGATGATCCGGACCAGAAGATCCAGGATTTCGTAAAGAAATTCCAGGCTAAGTATAATCGGAAGCCGGACGGATTCGCGGCTCTGGGCTATGATACTGTGCGCCTTGTGGCAGACGCCATCAAACGGGCGGGTTCGACCGATCCCGTGAAGATTAAAGACGCCCTGGCTCAGACCAAGAATTTCGATGCCGTGACCGGCACGATGAGCATCGACGCCCAGCACAATCCGGTAAAGGCTGCGGTGGTCATTGAGATGAAAGACGGCAAACAAGTTTTCCGGACCAAGATTCAACCCACTACCTGA
- a CDS encoding DNA repair helicase XPB — translation MRRGPLVVGTERRVWCYMDHPRAKEAVHALAIFADLIKSPLQVREYRITELSLWHACALGWGSREVLDTLRDLAMGPIPYPVQEWIVLTMNRWGGLVLEKSGRRYQLVARQPLSEGVRQALQQSGLLERGGRWMVPARQRGEIKRQLLSLGYPVLDMAGHAPGEPLDIDLKGTVILRPYQDEAVQAFFDEGRHGGSGVVVLPCGSGKTIVGLAVMARYRQQTLVLTSTTTAAYQWKREIEDKCEIAPDSIGVYAGDERVIKPVTISTYAMMTWKNPRGAMPHLRELARHPWGLVIYDEVHLVPAPIFRFSAGIQNCRRLGLTATLVREDGREADVFSLIGPKCFDLPWRTVEEEGWIARAECYELRVPLDPAAEEAYRQAESRERWRIAATNPRKLEVAAELVARHRGTPVLVIGHYLDQLRELAHRLGAPDITGDTPERVRRETYDAFRRGEIPVLCLSRVANTAVDLPDARVAVELSGNFGSRQEEAQRLGRLLRPKKDGGEARLYMLVTEGTEEVETAVRRQQFLAEQGYEYRIFAVRAGVEHAFDGVSQ, via the coding sequence GTGCGGAGGGGTCCTTTGGTCGTTGGGACCGAACGCAGGGTGTGGTGTTACATGGATCACCCCCGGGCGAAAGAAGCTGTCCACGCCCTCGCCATTTTCGCCGACCTGATCAAAAGTCCACTGCAGGTTCGGGAGTACCGGATCACCGAACTCAGCCTTTGGCACGCCTGCGCCTTGGGATGGGGGTCCCGGGAAGTGCTGGACACGCTTCGGGATTTAGCCATGGGGCCCATCCCCTATCCGGTGCAGGAGTGGATTGTACTCACCATGAATCGATGGGGAGGGCTCGTTCTCGAAAAATCCGGGCGCAGGTATCAATTGGTGGCTCGCCAACCCCTGTCCGAGGGCGTGCGCCAAGCCCTTCAGCAGTCCGGCCTCCTGGAGCGGGGCGGCCGCTGGATGGTGCCCGCGCGACAAAGGGGCGAAATCAAGCGGCAGCTTCTATCCCTGGGCTATCCCGTGCTGGACATGGCGGGTCACGCGCCGGGGGAACCCCTCGACATTGATCTGAAGGGGACCGTGATTCTTCGCCCCTATCAAGACGAGGCGGTGCAGGCCTTTTTTGACGAGGGTCGCCATGGGGGCAGTGGGGTCGTGGTCCTGCCCTGCGGGTCCGGGAAAACGATCGTGGGACTGGCGGTGATGGCCCGGTATCGCCAGCAGACCCTCGTTCTCACCTCCACCACCACCGCGGCTTATCAATGGAAGCGCGAGATCGAAGACAAATGTGAGATCGCCCCCGATTCGATCGGCGTTTACGCCGGGGATGAACGGGTGATCAAGCCTGTGACCATTTCCACTTACGCGATGATGACGTGGAAGAATCCCAGGGGGGCCATGCCGCATCTTCGGGAACTCGCCCGTCACCCCTGGGGGTTGGTGATTTATGATGAGGTGCATCTGGTTCCCGCCCCGATCTTTCGTTTTTCCGCCGGAATTCAAAACTGCCGGCGACTGGGGCTCACCGCTACCCTGGTGCGGGAAGACGGCCGGGAGGCCGACGTGTTCAGCCTGATTGGCCCGAAATGTTTTGACTTGCCGTGGCGCACCGTGGAAGAGGAGGGGTGGATCGCCAGGGCGGAGTGTTACGAATTGCGGGTCCCCCTGGACCCCGCGGCGGAGGAAGCGTACCGCCAGGCCGAATCCCGGGAACGGTGGCGAATTGCTGCGACAAACCCTCGAAAACTTGAGGTGGCCGCCGAGTTGGTGGCCCGGCACCGGGGTACGCCGGTGCTGGTGATCGGACATTATCTCGACCAGCTCCGGGAACTGGCCCATCGGCTCGGTGCGCCAGATATCACCGGGGATACACCCGAGCGGGTGCGCCGGGAGACTTATGACGCTTTTCGCCGGGGCGAAATCCCCGTCCTTTGTTTGTCCCGAGTGGCCAACACGGCGGTGGACCTCCCGGATGCCCGGGTGGCGGTGGAGTTGTCCGGGAATTTTGGCTCCCGGCAGGAAGAGGCCCAACGCCTCGGGCGCCTTCTTCGTCCGAAAAAAGACGGAGGGGAAGCGCGGTTGTACATGTTGGTGACCGAGGGCACCGAGGAGGTGGAAACGGCGGTTCGCCGGCAGCAGTTTTTGGCAGAGCAAGGGTATGAATATCGAATCTTCGCGGTGCGGGCAGGGGTGGAGCATGCGTTTGACGGAGTGTCTCAATGA
- a CDS encoding helicase-associated domain-containing protein, whose product MRLTECLNESDVRALQRIAAHYEEDFHSSSKMSLIQGIVAGMGRRTEICRRIEDFPPLMKDVVVALACEREVWSAEDLRALVGRVFGQGVEWREVADRVMERGWMFPLRSSRSQVLYHLPDEVRDGVRQWLREKSRKGAEHVPEPLVWKDESLAIVRDTAVFLAYVGRREPELTGEGVLYRRHQQQIFQLMEIREEPLAPVTWRFGYGRRFYDYPDRFAMIYDFCYAKGYVEEGPERLALGARAREWLARSDGEKWKEMFSFWRHLYRRAIPELPMALIWLSEACAQGWVREDRLDALLVPYVQGYYYEDAETVKHRRIYAMLVHFGLLQCGTGEDGRRVYRRSEMAGGPWTVGDEPRVSEESRGIVVQPHFEILVEPRWVARLALDLGTFAEPVSGEGFPVYRLTRRSVRGAVDRGWSGADMVNWLRRHCRHEVPGNVETQILQWAKGPS is encoded by the coding sequence ATGCGTTTGACGGAGTGTCTCAATGAATCGGATGTCCGGGCGTTACAGCGGATCGCGGCGCATTACGAAGAGGATTTTCATTCGAGCTCCAAAATGTCCCTAATCCAAGGGATTGTGGCCGGAATGGGTCGCCGGACAGAGATTTGCCGGCGGATTGAGGATTTTCCCCCGTTGATGAAAGACGTGGTGGTCGCCCTGGCCTGCGAGCGGGAGGTATGGAGTGCGGAGGACCTCCGGGCCCTAGTGGGCCGGGTATTCGGCCAAGGAGTGGAATGGCGGGAAGTGGCGGACCGAGTGATGGAGAGGGGTTGGATGTTTCCCCTGCGGTCGTCGCGTTCTCAAGTCTTGTACCATCTGCCGGATGAGGTGCGGGACGGGGTGAGGCAGTGGCTTCGGGAGAAGAGCCGAAAAGGAGCGGAGCATGTCCCGGAACCGCTGGTGTGGAAGGATGAAAGCTTGGCCATTGTTCGGGATACGGCAGTCTTTTTGGCCTATGTCGGCCGGCGGGAACCAGAGTTGACCGGGGAGGGCGTGCTGTACCGGAGACACCAACAACAGATCTTTCAGTTGATGGAGATTCGGGAGGAACCTCTCGCCCCGGTCACATGGCGCTTTGGATACGGGCGGCGGTTTTACGACTATCCCGACCGATTTGCAATGATTTATGATTTCTGCTACGCGAAGGGCTATGTGGAAGAAGGCCCGGAGCGCTTGGCCCTGGGAGCCCGGGCCCGGGAATGGCTGGCCCGGTCGGACGGGGAAAAATGGAAAGAAATGTTCTCTTTCTGGCGACACTTGTATCGCCGGGCGATTCCGGAGTTGCCTATGGCACTGATCTGGTTGTCCGAAGCTTGCGCCCAGGGGTGGGTCCGGGAGGATCGTCTCGATGCCCTTTTGGTTCCTTATGTACAGGGTTATTACTATGAGGATGCCGAGACTGTGAAACACCGGAGGATTTACGCCATGCTCGTTCACTTCGGACTTTTGCAGTGCGGGACCGGGGAAGACGGGAGGCGGGTGTATCGGAGAAGCGAGATGGCCGGGGGCCCCTGGACGGTCGGCGACGAGCCAAGGGTTTCGGAGGAAAGCCGGGGTATCGTCGTTCAGCCGCATTTTGAAATCCTCGTCGAGCCTCGCTGGGTGGCGCGCCTGGCCCTTGATCTAGGTACCTTTGCCGAGCCCGTGAGCGGAGAAGGGTTTCCGGTGTACCGTCTGACCCGCCGCAGTGTGCGGGGGGCGGTTGATCGCGGGTGGAGCGGGGCCGATATGGTGAACTGGTTGCGGCGGCACTGCCGCCACGAGGTTCCGGGCAACGTCGAAACACAAATTTTGCAATGGGCGAAAGGGCCGTCGTAG
- a CDS encoding YpiB family protein: protein MGEVIRVSDKKQFLQWFLQRYELRSPEAGRLLRYLSNQEHILQRVHFADDLRNLPKTLLISATCVDTAPFRFCKNGRVTTSVADAFRDIRQFPNEDIYISLFFRNRSACAEYAAVLERQIRPTQRQSVFFLELQAYWILDAIHREVLYRHWMEAADRALELGDRELFEKAARELRRLGDPDAVIRSVGTEENI from the coding sequence ATGGGGGAAGTCATCCGGGTCTCCGATAAAAAACAGTTTCTTCAATGGTTTCTGCAACGCTATGAACTGCGAAGTCCAGAGGCGGGGCGGCTTCTTCGGTATTTGTCTAACCAGGAACACATTTTGCAGCGGGTTCATTTTGCGGACGACCTGAGAAACCTGCCGAAAACGTTGCTCATTTCCGCCACCTGCGTGGACACGGCCCCTTTTCGGTTTTGTAAGAATGGAAGGGTGACCACCAGTGTCGCCGATGCGTTCCGGGACATTCGGCAGTTTCCCAATGAAGACATTTACATCAGCCTGTTTTTCCGCAATCGCTCCGCCTGCGCGGAATACGCAGCGGTGTTGGAACGACAGATCCGACCGACCCAACGGCAGAGTGTGTTTTTTCTGGAACTTCAGGCTTATTGGATTCTTGATGCTATCCATCGGGAGGTCTTGTATCGGCACTGGATGGAGGCGGCTGATCGGGCTTTGGAGCTGGGTGATCGGGAACTGTTTGAAAAGGCGGCTCGGGAGTTGCGCCGCCTCGGAGACCCGGACGCGGTCATCAGATCAGTGGGGACGGAGGAGAACATTTGA
- a CDS encoding QcrA and Rieske domain-containing protein produces MRDEAVHSHRGREWTRRQFLTYALGGTGAFIGASILAPLVTFSLDPLRRSTGSRFVEVGSIGEFNQDLPKQIHFKVAQADGWIQGEATMTAWVILKGQEVLAMSPRCTHLGCQVNGTVDAAGNPVPSTDGQWWFHCPCHGGRYTKYGINDPTTPPQRPLDVYEVKVDNGKVLLGPIHQRTV; encoded by the coding sequence ATGCGGGATGAAGCTGTGCACTCGCACCGGGGCCGAGAGTGGACCCGGCGCCAGTTCCTGACCTATGCCCTGGGGGGGACGGGTGCGTTCATCGGGGCCTCGATTCTCGCTCCGCTGGTGACGTTTTCCCTCGATCCCTTGCGCAGAAGCACTGGTTCCCGATTCGTGGAGGTCGGTAGCATCGGGGAATTTAACCAGGATTTGCCGAAACAGATTCATTTTAAGGTAGCCCAGGCGGATGGCTGGATCCAGGGGGAGGCGACAATGACGGCCTGGGTGATCCTCAAAGGGCAAGAAGTTTTGGCCATGTCCCCGAGGTGCACCCACTTAGGGTGCCAAGTAAACGGGACGGTGGATGCCGCAGGCAATCCGGTCCCTTCCACCGACGGCCAGTGGTGGTTTCACTGCCCGTGTCACGGCGGCCGCTATACAAAATACGGGATCAACGATCCTACGACGCCGCCCCAGAGACCTCTCGACGTATATGAGGTTAAAGTGGACAATGGGAAGGTCTTGTTGGGACCTATCCATCAGAGGACGGTGTAA
- the qcrB gene encoding menaquinol-cytochrome c reductase cytochrome b subunit — translation MFEKLYDWIDERLNVTPIWRDIADYDVPAHVNPANKMSAFVYCFGGLTFLIIVTQILSGMFLAMYYVPDIVNAYKSVDYITNDVLLGNIVRGMHFWGASLVIIMMFLHMLRVFFTGSYKAPRELNWIVGVLIFLVVMMFGFTGYLLPWDQKAYWATAVGTNIASTVPILGPYIRTLLVGGDTLGALTLTRFFAIHVFFLPAFLLILLAAHFYMIRKQGISGPL, via the coding sequence ATGTTCGAAAAGCTGTATGACTGGATCGACGAGCGCCTAAACGTGACGCCGATTTGGCGGGACATCGCCGATTACGACGTACCGGCTCACGTCAATCCGGCGAACAAGATGTCAGCGTTCGTGTATTGCTTTGGCGGACTCACCTTTCTGATCATCGTAACCCAGATCCTGTCTGGAATGTTTCTGGCCATGTACTATGTGCCCGATATCGTCAACGCGTACAAGAGTGTCGATTACATAACCAACGACGTCCTCCTCGGCAATATTGTGCGCGGCATGCACTTCTGGGGCGCCAGCCTCGTGATTATCATGATGTTCCTGCACATGCTCCGGGTGTTCTTCACCGGATCCTACAAAGCGCCGCGGGAACTGAACTGGATCGTCGGCGTCCTGATTTTTCTCGTGGTGATGATGTTTGGGTTCACCGGTTATCTGCTTCCCTGGGACCAAAAGGCGTATTGGGCGACGGCGGTCGGTACCAACATCGCCTCTACTGTCCCGATTCTAGGGCCGTATATCCGGACGCTTTTGGTGGGGGGCGACACCCTCGGCGCGTTGACGTTGACGCGGTTCTTTGCGATTCACGTGTTTTTCCTCCCGGCGTTCTTGCTGATCCTGTTGGCGGCCCATTTTTACATGATCCGTAAACAGGGGATTTCCGGTCCGCTATAA
- a CDS encoding c-type cytochrome, with translation MAENYRERIPGTPRFKRDKDIPTGTEPFFPNFLLKEWIVGAMFIVAFILWVVFNPVGLEKVANPEDTSYIPVPDWYFLFLYQLLKYFPGKYVVMGTVVIPAIATIGLLLLPWLDRRKTRRPFQRPITTATMVLTVFFMIWLTYVAEAEHQAELAKQGPQAQTPGSQSGGTAGPLVDPNDPGAQIFSQSCASCHGANLEGAVGPKLLGIGNKMNETQLVDYINNPKPVAGYPQIMPPKGGLQSDDQVKQVAAWLAKQKQK, from the coding sequence ATGGCAGAGAATTATCGGGAACGCATCCCGGGAACCCCCAGATTTAAGCGCGACAAAGACATTCCCACGGGGACGGAGCCCTTTTTTCCGAACTTCCTCCTCAAGGAATGGATTGTCGGCGCCATGTTCATCGTTGCTTTCATCCTCTGGGTGGTGTTTAACCCGGTGGGGTTGGAGAAGGTGGCGAATCCCGAGGATACCTCGTATATCCCGGTTCCCGACTGGTATTTTCTATTTCTGTACCAACTATTAAAATATTTTCCCGGCAAATATGTGGTGATGGGTACGGTGGTGATCCCCGCCATTGCGACCATCGGCTTGTTGTTGCTACCTTGGCTGGACCGGAGAAAAACCCGCCGGCCGTTCCAGCGGCCCATCACCACAGCAACGATGGTGTTGACGGTATTTTTCATGATCTGGCTTACATACGTAGCTGAAGCGGAGCATCAAGCGGAGTTGGCGAAACAAGGACCCCAAGCCCAGACGCCGGGCAGCCAATCCGGCGGTACGGCGGGTCCCTTAGTCGATCCCAACGATCCCGGTGCCCAGATCTTCTCCCAGAGTTGCGCCAGCTGTCACGGAGCGAATCTCGAAGGAGCTGTAGGGCCAAAATTGCTGGGAATCGGCAATAAGATGAACGAGACCCAACTGGTGGATTACATCAATAACCCGAAACCGGTGGCGGGTTATCCACAGATCATGCCGCCAAAGGGTGGCTTGCAGTCGGACGATCAGGTCAAGCAGGTCGCAGCGTGGCTGGCGAAACAAAAGCAGAAGTAA
- a CDS encoding YitT family protein: MQAMTFKFAGIAAGALIFSIGLNNFLIANHLSEGGFVGLAVIGWYLFHIPVGVTFFLLNGPLLWLGGRLFGREFVLKTLWGVAAVSIFSELTKGLQTPVDDKLLAALYGGVLSGIGLGIVFRFGATTGGADVIARVVKHFWGISMGKVLFSIDLVVIAMIAALIGRQTAMYSLVALFVSARVVDFVLEGVSAARAATIISNHSDEIAKRIHRELERGTTLIPSVGGFTGTHRTMIYTVVNRDEVIRLHRIVKSVDPEAFVVVNNVHDVLGEGFTR, translated from the coding sequence ATGCAAGCAATGACGTTCAAGTTTGCCGGCATCGCCGCGGGGGCACTGATCTTCTCCATCGGACTCAATAACTTTCTCATCGCCAACCACCTTTCCGAAGGCGGGTTCGTCGGTTTGGCCGTGATCGGCTGGTACCTCTTTCACATCCCGGTGGGGGTGACGTTTTTTCTCCTCAACGGCCCACTGCTGTGGCTGGGGGGAAGGTTGTTCGGCCGGGAATTCGTCCTCAAAACCCTTTGGGGGGTGGCCGCGGTTTCGATTTTTTCAGAACTCACCAAAGGACTTCAAACCCCGGTGGATGATAAGCTCCTCGCCGCCCTGTACGGAGGCGTACTCTCGGGGATCGGCCTGGGGATCGTCTTTCGCTTCGGTGCCACCACCGGGGGCGCCGATGTTATTGCCCGGGTTGTCAAGCATTTTTGGGGAATCAGCATGGGGAAAGTTCTTTTTTCCATCGACCTGGTGGTCATCGCCATGATCGCCGCCCTCATTGGTCGGCAAACAGCGATGTACTCCCTCGTCGCCCTTTTCGTTTCCGCCAGGGTCGTGGACTTCGTCCTGGAAGGCGTATCCGCCGCCCGGGCCGCCACCATTATTTCAAACCACAGTGACGAGATCGCTAAGCGGATTCATCGGGAACTCGAACGCGGCACCACCCTGATCCCTTCAGTCGGCGGCTTCACTGGAACCCACCGAACCATGATTTATACGGTGGTCAACCGAGATGAAGTCATCCGATTGCACCGGATTGTGAAAAGTGTAGACCCCGAAGCGTTCGTCGTCGTCAACAACGTCCACGACGTGCTCGGCGAAGGATTCACCCGCTGA
- a CDS encoding YkvI family membrane protein, whose translation MNRTQWRMALSVGFTFMGTIVGAGFASGQEILAFFTRFGKASYAAIALAMVLFGVVGSRILLLGAALDGRSSRSLTLHLLGPRIAPVVDATMGLMLFGVTVAMLAGAGALFEERLRLPFSLGVIVTAVLCYLTVLFGLGGIMKANDIIVPLMMLTSAWISFHHFGPRSIAFDLIPLSPWSSATSAVSYAAFNIGLSASVFIPLGRQIRDPRVLRAGAWIGAVGMGFMLLCANAALSRYWPGIADLELPMGRLASELHPGVHAFFIAVLWGEIYSTLIANVFGLIHLVQDLGRRIHPGTIAVLLLVAAFFVSRVGFSNLVHALYPFFGYVSLLLLFLLLWPRRLPNS comes from the coding sequence ATGAACAGAACACAATGGCGAATGGCCCTGAGTGTGGGGTTTACCTTTATGGGCACCATCGTAGGTGCCGGATTTGCTTCGGGACAAGAAATCCTTGCATTTTTTACTCGTTTTGGGAAGGCGTCTTACGCAGCCATCGCATTGGCAATGGTCCTGTTCGGCGTCGTGGGCAGCCGGATTCTACTCCTTGGGGCCGCCCTGGACGGCCGTTCCTCCCGAAGCTTGACCCTTCATCTCCTCGGCCCCCGAATCGCCCCGGTGGTGGATGCGACCATGGGGCTCATGTTGTTCGGCGTAACAGTGGCAATGCTGGCCGGGGCCGGCGCCCTTTTTGAGGAGCGCCTTCGGCTGCCTTTTTCCCTGGGCGTCATCGTCACTGCCGTTCTGTGCTACTTGACGGTGTTATTTGGTCTCGGCGGCATCATGAAAGCGAACGATATCATCGTTCCCCTGATGATGCTCACCAGCGCATGGATCTCCTTCCATCACTTCGGCCCCCGCTCCATTGCTTTTGACCTGATCCCGCTGTCGCCCTGGTCTTCAGCGACCTCCGCCGTATCTTACGCCGCTTTTAACATCGGCCTGTCCGCCTCAGTCTTTATTCCTTTAGGGCGACAAATCCGGGATCCCCGGGTCCTTCGGGCCGGCGCGTGGATCGGCGCGGTGGGGATGGGGTTTATGCTCCTGTGCGCCAACGCCGCCTTGTCACGATACTGGCCGGGCATCGCGGATCTGGAGTTGCCCATGGGGCGATTGGCCAGTGAGCTGCACCCCGGGGTCCACGCATTTTTCATCGCGGTCCTCTGGGGTGAGATCTACTCCACCCTCATCGCCAACGTGTTTGGACTGATCCACCTGGTACAAGATTTGGGACGGCGGATCCACCCCGGAACCATCGCTGTGCTTTTGCTGGTGGCAGCCTTTTTCGTCAGCCGCGTTGGATTTTCGAATCTCGTGCACGCCTTGTACCCCTTCTTTGGCTATGTCAGTCTCCTGCTCCTGTTCCTCCTCCTCTGGCCGAGGCGATTGCCCAATTCCTGA
- a CDS encoding undecaprenyl-diphosphate phosphatase — protein sequence MEAVILGAIQGLTEFLPISSSGHLVLAHRVLGVEEDNLTFDIWLHVGTLLAVLIAYRKDLRSLLAHPTSLVWKWLIIGTIPTGVLGYLLHDPVESLFQSGSSLPWEFAITGIVLYLAESLPRGNKRIENLRTSDALWVGVCQGLAVMPALSRSGLTLAGALWRGMDRTEAAKYSFLLSVPAIAGAALQQWVSSSAGGHAPGLPEVLGAGTAAIAGYLAIFWMLKILATRSLKPFAWYVWILGAVVLALQWNGRL from the coding sequence ATGGAGGCCGTGATTCTCGGGGCGATTCAGGGTTTGACCGAATTTCTGCCGATCAGCAGTTCCGGACATCTGGTGCTGGCTCATCGGGTCCTCGGTGTGGAGGAGGACAACCTGACCTTCGACATCTGGCTTCACGTGGGAACTCTGCTCGCGGTGCTGATCGCGTACCGGAAGGATTTACGAAGCTTATTGGCACATCCGACGTCCCTGGTGTGGAAATGGTTGATCATTGGAACGATTCCCACCGGAGTGTTGGGGTACCTGCTCCACGATCCCGTGGAAAGCCTCTTTCAAAGCGGGTCTTCCCTGCCCTGGGAATTTGCTATCACGGGCATTGTGTTGTACTTGGCGGAATCTTTGCCCCGGGGCAACAAGCGGATCGAAAACCTGCGAACTTCGGACGCCCTGTGGGTGGGGGTGTGCCAGGGGCTTGCCGTCATGCCGGCCTTGTCCAGATCCGGGCTGACCTTGGCCGGAGCCCTTTGGCGGGGAATGGATCGGACTGAGGCGGCAAAATACTCCTTTTTGTTATCTGTTCCCGCCATTGCCGGGGCGGCTCTCCAGCAGTGGGTGAGCAGCTCGGCGGGGGGGCACGCGCCCGGCTTGCCGGAGGTGCTGGGGGCAGGAACAGCCGCCATCGCGGGATACCTGGCGATTTTCTGGATGCTTAAAATTCTCGCCACCCGATCGCTTAAACCCTTTGCCTGGTATGTGTGGATTCTCGGGGCGGTGGTCCTCGCTCTGCAGTGGAACGGCCGCTTGTGA
- the ylbJ gene encoding sporulation integral membrane protein YlbJ gives MGKWSPNRTLTIILAIVVIALTLALVVYPEQGFNAGVHGMKIFWDVVFPSLLPFFILSEVMLGLGVVHALGVLLEPLMRPLFSVPGVGAFALSMGLAAGYPMDAVITAKFRKTGMCSRVEGERLLAFTNTADPLFMFGAVAVGMFHKPAVGVLIALAHYVASFLVGVSFKFYGLREERLGPRQIEPAKGKLFRRAFQELMRARKEDGRPLGQLLGDAVNDSIRTLLMICGFIIFFSVLLEVMKLAQLTAILALPIRGLLALLGIDPGLVGPALSGLFEIDIGTAQVAAAKAPLIDQLVMASAIIAWSGFSVHAQVASVVTGTDIRIGPYFAARGLHAGLAALFTAVFWQMGVGRTAAAESNPVLPAFLRTSGSARDTLQLSLESIALWVLLIAAAIALSLLIDLLRRIRVVLWTARIK, from the coding sequence ATGGGTAAATGGTCTCCCAATCGAACCCTAACGATCATCCTGGCCATCGTGGTGATCGCTTTAACCCTGGCCCTTGTCGTGTACCCGGAACAGGGATTCAACGCCGGTGTACATGGCATGAAAATTTTCTGGGACGTTGTCTTCCCCTCCCTTCTCCCATTTTTCATCCTGTCCGAAGTCATGTTAGGCCTTGGCGTCGTCCACGCCCTAGGGGTGCTTCTTGAACCCCTCATGCGACCGCTGTTCAGCGTTCCAGGGGTGGGAGCCTTCGCCCTCTCCATGGGGTTGGCCGCAGGTTATCCGATGGACGCGGTCATTACCGCAAAATTTCGGAAGACCGGCATGTGCAGCCGAGTCGAAGGGGAGCGCCTCCTCGCCTTCACCAACACGGCGGATCCCCTGTTTATGTTCGGCGCCGTAGCCGTCGGCATGTTCCACAAACCCGCCGTCGGCGTCCTCATCGCCTTGGCTCATTACGTCGCCTCTTTTCTGGTGGGCGTATCCTTTAAATTCTACGGATTGCGGGAGGAGCGTCTCGGACCGCGGCAAATCGAACCCGCCAAGGGCAAATTGTTTCGACGGGCATTTCAGGAACTGATGCGCGCCCGCAAAGAAGACGGCCGACCGTTGGGACAGTTGCTCGGCGACGCGGTGAATGACTCCATACGCACCCTGCTGATGATTTGCGGATTCATTATTTTCTTCTCCGTTCTTTTGGAAGTGATGAAACTAGCTCAGCTGACGGCAATTCTGGCTTTGCCCATTCGAGGTCTTCTCGCCTTGCTCGGTATCGACCCGGGTCTCGTGGGCCCGGCGCTCAGCGGACTGTTCGAAATCGATATCGGAACGGCTCAGGTGGCGGCTGCCAAAGCGCCGCTCATCGACCAACTGGTGATGGCCAGCGCCATTATTGCCTGGAGCGGCTTTTCGGTTCACGCCCAGGTCGCCAGCGTGGTCACAGGTACCGATATCCGCATCGGGCCGTATTTTGCCGCCCGGGGACTCCACGCCGGTTTGGCCGCTTTGTTCACAGCGGTGTTCTGGCAGATGGGCGTCGGCCGAACCGCCGCCGCGGAATCGAACCCCGTACTTCCCGCCTTCCTCCGCACTTCCGGCAGTGCCAGGGACACCCTCCAGTTGTCATTGGAATCTATCGCCCTCTGGGTTCTCCTGATTGCGGCCGCCATCGCCCTCTCCTTGTTGATCGATTTGCTTCGGCGGATTCGGGTCGTTCTCTGGACTGCGCGTATCAAATAA